One Coleofasciculus sp. FACHB-T130 DNA segment encodes these proteins:
- a CDS encoding AI-2E family transporter: MNRAFSPLQQFLITWLLVLTSGWVTILALRYVGELISILLTAGLIAFFLNYAVAVLQTFLPRSVAAILVYLIAGLTLVLIGLTVVPPVFNQGRQLVTNLPSLLESGQQQLAAFQAWSAEHNLPFDVRILASELLARVQAQAQAIATRGFGLVLGTFNWFFDLILILVISFYMLIDGERVWRGLTSIFSSKIKDGLTESLQRNLQRFVSGQVLLGVFMATTLSLAFWALHVPFFLVFAVFIGLMEIIPFIGATLGIATVVIVVAFINWFQALQVLAIAIALQQIKDNLVAPRIMGNLTGLSPVIIFVSLLLGAKLGGLLGVILAIPLTGVGKSLAEIVLDPMLPPQTGSFFHNPFAKEVVITTEEQRGIPSN; this comes from the coding sequence ATGAATCGTGCCTTTTCACCCCTCCAACAGTTTCTAATCACTTGGCTGCTCGTTCTAACAAGCGGTTGGGTGACGATTTTGGCTCTGAGATATGTGGGTGAGTTGATTAGCATTTTGCTGACCGCCGGACTGATTGCATTTTTTCTTAACTATGCTGTTGCCGTTTTGCAAACTTTCTTGCCCCGGAGTGTGGCAGCAATCTTAGTTTATTTAATAGCAGGCTTAACTCTGGTACTCATTGGCCTGACTGTAGTACCGCCAGTGTTTAATCAGGGGCGGCAATTGGTGACAAATTTACCTTCGCTCCTAGAGTCTGGACAACAGCAATTAGCCGCCTTCCAAGCTTGGAGTGCCGAACACAATTTACCGTTTGACGTGCGAATTTTGGCTTCTGAGTTGTTGGCACGAGTACAAGCGCAAGCCCAAGCGATCGCTACCAGAGGTTTTGGCTTAGTATTAGGCACTTTTAACTGGTTTTTTGACTTAATTCTAATTCTCGTTATTTCTTTTTATATGCTCATTGATGGTGAGCGAGTTTGGCGGGGACTGACGAGTATTTTCTCATCCAAAATTAAAGATGGTTTGACAGAATCATTGCAACGAAATTTGCAGCGATTTGTGTCAGGTCAGGTGTTATTGGGTGTGTTTATGGCAACGACTCTTTCCCTCGCATTTTGGGCATTGCACGTGCCATTCTTCCTAGTATTTGCGGTTTTTATTGGGTTGATGGAAATCATTCCCTTTATCGGAGCAACTTTAGGAATTGCCACGGTTGTGATTGTGGTAGCGTTTATCAATTGGTTTCAGGCGCTGCAAGTCTTAGCCATAGCGATCGCACTTCAGCAGATAAAAGATAATTTGGTCGCACCCCGAATTATGGGCAATTTGACAGGTCTATCGCCAGTGATTATCTTTGTCTCTCTCCTACTCGGAGCGAAATTGGGGGGATTGTTAGGAGTGATTCTAGCAATTCCCCTAACAGGTGTCGGGAAAAGTCTTGCAGAAATTGTCCTCGATCCCATGCTGCCACCTCAAACCGGATCGTTTTTTCACAACCCCTTTGCGAAGGAAGTCGTTATCACCACAGAGGAGCAAAGGGGAATTCCTAGCAATTAG